In one window of Nodosilinea sp. PGN35 DNA:
- the ftsE gene encoding cell division ATP-binding protein FtsE gives MTSVLHRPTDDAKLSGLPEDVRARLQDRFKLVVPARSAADPSPAPVLDAAPPKDPNLQPIVSLNNVEKVYANGSKALADVNLTVNPGDFLFVTGPSGSGKSTLLKLLYGYERPTGGNILVGDEPISNLRGNRLAMMRRRIGVVFQDYKLIPKRTVAENVAFVLWAQGFTRKEIHRRLWPTLKMVGLQGKAQCFPDELSGGEQQRVSIARAVVNTPPLLLADEPTGNLDAENSLQVIKILKKLNSIGITVIVTTHDEHLVRISNHPVVQIKNGRLHHLRR, from the coding sequence ATGACCTCTGTGCTCCATCGCCCCACCGACGACGCCAAACTGTCCGGTCTTCCCGAAGACGTTAGGGCTAGACTGCAAGACCGCTTCAAACTTGTAGTACCCGCCCGCTCCGCCGCTGACCCCTCCCCTGCTCCCGTGCTTGATGCCGCCCCTCCCAAAGACCCCAATCTTCAGCCAATCGTTTCCCTCAACAACGTTGAAAAGGTCTACGCCAACGGCAGCAAAGCTCTGGCCGATGTCAATTTAACCGTCAACCCCGGCGACTTTCTCTTTGTCACTGGCCCCTCCGGTTCAGGTAAATCAACCCTGCTGAAGCTGCTCTACGGCTACGAACGCCCCACGGGCGGCAACATTCTCGTCGGCGACGAACCCATCTCCAACCTGCGGGGCAACCGCCTGGCCATGATGCGCCGTCGCATCGGCGTCGTCTTCCAAGACTACAAGCTAATCCCCAAGCGCACTGTGGCCGAAAACGTAGCCTTTGTACTGTGGGCCCAGGGTTTTACTCGCAAAGAAATTCACCGTCGCCTCTGGCCCACCCTCAAAATGGTTGGCCTCCAGGGCAAAGCCCAGTGCTTCCCCGACGAACTCTCGGGCGGTGAGCAACAGCGGGTCAGCATTGCCCGCGCCGTGGTCAATACCCCACCCCTACTGCTGGCCGATGAGCCCACCGGCAACCTAGATGCCGAGAACTCCCTTCAGGTCATCAAGATTCTTAAAAAGCTCAACTCCATCGGCATTACCGTCATCGTCACCACCCATGACGAGCATCTGGTGCGCATCTCAAACCACCCAGTAGTACAAATTAAGAACGGTCGTCTGCACCACCTGCGCCGATAG
- a CDS encoding ion transporter — protein MEKITDEKQTAWRDGQSLSLRERLRGYLETTDTWAGRVVNSAIVLLIFLSAAIFVVKTYPISPTLDTWLNAIDWVIVVAFTLEYGLRLWTAQRPWRYALSLYGLIDLVAILPSWVGFFDIRFLRFFRSLRILRLVRIFNDRLWFGQVTSTDSLILIRILLTLGTIIFIYSGLIFQVEHPNNPEDFATFLDALYFAVVTMTTVGYGDVTPISEAGRGLTVMMILTGIALIPTQVSSLIRQLGQVGQHRPCSSCGLALHDNDAQFCKRCGTLLEP, from the coding sequence ATGGAAAAAATTACCGACGAGAAACAGACAGCCTGGCGCGATGGTCAAAGCCTCTCGCTACGGGAACGCCTACGGGGCTACCTAGAGACTACAGACACATGGGCTGGCCGGGTGGTGAACAGCGCGATCGTGCTGCTGATATTTCTATCTGCCGCCATTTTTGTGGTTAAAACTTATCCCATTTCACCCACTCTCGACACCTGGCTAAACGCAATCGACTGGGTGATTGTGGTCGCTTTTACCCTAGAGTATGGCCTGCGACTGTGGACAGCCCAGCGGCCCTGGCGCTACGCCCTAAGTCTCTATGGACTGATCGATCTGGTCGCCATTTTGCCCTCCTGGGTCGGCTTCTTTGACATTCGCTTTTTACGCTTTTTTAGATCTCTACGGATTTTGCGACTGGTTCGCATCTTCAACGATCGGCTTTGGTTTGGCCAAGTAACCAGCACCGATAGCCTCATTTTGATCCGTATTTTGCTTACTTTAGGGACAATCATCTTCATCTACTCCGGCCTGATCTTTCAGGTTGAGCACCCCAACAACCCCGAAGACTTTGCCACCTTTCTAGATGCGCTTTACTTCGCCGTAGTCACTATGACCACCGTCGGCTACGGCGATGTCACCCCCATCTCTGAAGCCGGGCGGGGACTTACCGTGATGATGATTCTGACTGGCATCGCCCTCATTCCCACTCAAGTGAGCAGCTTAATTCGACAGTTAGGTCAAGTTGGCCAACACCGTCCCTGCTCCAGCTGCGGCCTGGCCCTTCACGACAACGATGCCCAATTTTGCAAACGCTGCGGTACTCTTCTAGAGCCGTAA
- a CDS encoding sirohydrochlorin chelatase, whose translation MAIAPIITTLDDFSPSGLGQWAPLPTQRPLLLVGHGSRDAEGRDRVLEFAAAYQALDTSRPVIPCFLELSEPTIQDGVDLCIEKGYTDISVLPILLFAARHNKFDVTNELDRARQRHPQVTFHYGRHFGITPAIIQLWQERLAELDTPGFNPAGIAREDTVLLFVGRGASDPDANGDVYKLARIVWEGSRYKTVEICFIGITHPRLEEGFRRARMYAPKRIIVLPYFLFTGVLIKKIMGICEQEQAAHPQQLVSYLPEMGSHPQLMQILRDREIETHLGQVAMNCEMCKFRLAAGGSQGHGHGHNHDHGHNHDHGHNHDHGHNHDHGHDHHHHGEPVDLFPEPDDYHQRAWQVP comes from the coding sequence ATGGCGATCGCACCCATCATTACCACCCTCGATGACTTTTCGCCCAGTGGGCTTGGCCAGTGGGCACCGTTGCCGACCCAGCGCCCGCTGCTGCTGGTGGGCCACGGTAGCCGGGACGCGGAGGGGCGCGATCGCGTGCTGGAGTTTGCCGCCGCCTACCAGGCCCTGGACACCTCGCGCCCCGTCATCCCCTGTTTTTTGGAGCTGAGTGAACCCACCATTCAAGACGGGGTAGACCTGTGTATCGAGAAGGGCTACACCGACATTTCGGTGCTACCCATTCTGCTGTTTGCCGCCCGCCACAACAAGTTTGACGTCACCAACGAGCTCGATCGCGCCCGCCAGCGCCACCCCCAGGTGACTTTTCACTACGGTCGCCACTTTGGCATTACCCCGGCGATCATTCAGCTGTGGCAGGAGCGCCTGGCCGAACTGGATACCCCCGGGTTTAACCCCGCTGGCATTGCCCGCGAAGACACGGTGCTGCTGTTTGTGGGGCGAGGGGCCAGCGACCCCGACGCCAACGGCGATGTCTACAAGCTGGCCCGCATTGTCTGGGAGGGCAGCCGCTACAAAACCGTCGAAATTTGCTTTATCGGCATCACCCACCCCCGCCTAGAAGAGGGGTTCCGCCGCGCCCGAATGTACGCGCCAAAACGCATTATTGTGCTGCCCTACTTTCTCTTTACCGGGGTGTTGATCAAAAAAATTATGGGGATCTGTGAGCAGGAGCAGGCGGCCCATCCGCAGCAGTTGGTGAGCTATTTACCCGAGATGGGCAGCCACCCGCAGCTGATGCAGATTTTGCGCGATCGCGAAATTGAAACCCACCTCGGCCAGGTGGCCATGAACTGCGAAATGTGCAAGTTTCGTCTCGCCGCAGGCGGGTCACAGGGGCACGGGCATGGCCACAACCACGACCATGGCCACAACCACGACCATGGCCACAACCACGACCATGGCCACAACCACGACCATGGCCATGACCATCACCACCACGGCGAACCGGTAGACCTGTTTCCAGAACCCGACGATTATCACCAGCGGGCCTGGCAGGTTCCCTAA